CGCGCAGAACCGACATCGGCCGATTTCGCCGCCGAACAGGAGCAAGACGGGGCAGGGTTTCCGTGGGCCGTTGCAGCGCGGGTCATTCCGCTCGCCCTTGGCCTGATGACCATCTTCTATATCCTGCCCACCCGCCTTCCGTTCCTGATGACATCGATAGGCCTGACGCGGCCGGCCGTCGCGGGGGTCGCGCTGGCATTGGTTACGCTTTTCAGCCTTCCCGGCTCGCTCGGATATGGATGGTTGCGCCGGCGGCTTTCGTCCGAGATCATTCTCGCCGCCGCATTCGCGCTCCTCGGTCTTGGGCTTGTCCTTATCTCAAGGGCACAGGACACCGTCATGTTGTTTGCCGGAGTGATACTGTGCGGTGCCGGCTTCGGTCCGATGATCCCGAATTTCATGTCCCGTTTCCTGTCGGCGGTTCCCGCGAGACAGCGGGCGCGGGGCGCGGGCCTGATGACGGCCACGCTGTTTGGCGGGCAATTCCTCTCGCCGCTGGTATCCGGCCTGGTCCTCCAGCACTTCCCGCTAGGCGACTGCTTTGCCTTGTTCGGCGCAATGAGCCTGGCGGTCGGCGCAGTCGTCGGGGCGGGAACGGTGTTGTCTCGTTGACGAGCCTGCTTCCGTGACCGGTTCAGGCCGTGCCGGTACAGCCCTGACACCTCGCCGCGCCGCGACCTGGCTTGTCCAGACGCTGGCAAAGACGATGGCTACGCCGGCCATCTGGACCGGGGTCAACGCCTGTCCGAGCGCCGCCCAGCCGAGGATGACGGCCGTCATGGGGCTGAAGAAACCCAGCGTGGAGACGGCGGAGGGCTCGATGCGCGCGACGCCGCGAAACCACAGGAAATAGGTCAGCGCCGCGCCGATCAGGCCGAGCCAGGCGATACCGGCGAGGTTGCCGGCGTCGAGGGCGGGCAGCGGCGGCTCGAACAACAGCGCGACGGGCACGAGCAGCAGCCCGCCGGCGGTGAGCTGCCATGCGGTGAAGGTGAGCTGCGAGACCGGCGGCTGACACTTGCGCGTCAGCACCGTTCCGCCGGCCATGGATGCCGCCGCGCCCATGCCGGCGGCGATGCCGAGCGGATCGAGCGCCGCCGCAGGGCCGAGGATGAGCATGGCGACTCCGCCGACGCCGGCGATGGCGGCGGCGACCGAGAGGGCGACAATCGGGGTTCCCAGAAGGAGGCGCGACAGGAAGATGACCAGAAGCGCCTGGATCGCGCCGACCGTGGCGGCAACGCCGCCCGGCAGCCGGTAGGCGGAAACGAAGAGCAGCGCCCAGAAGACCGCGAAATTGAGCGCGCCGAGCACGAAGACGCGTCCCATCCAGTCCACGGGCGGCAGCTTGCGCACGAAGACGAGCAGAAGCAGGCCGGCCGGCAGCGCCCGCAGCACAGCGAGGGTGAGCGGATAGCCCTGCGGCAGGAACTCGGTCGTCACGTAATAGGTGCTGCCCCAGACAGCCGGGGCGAGCGCGGTGAGGAGAATGTCCGACAGGCGAGTCATCTGATGGTCCGATCCTTTTGCAGGGTACGATATCCGGCTTCGGGCCGGGAGTCGGCGGCGCGGATAGTGCCGCGCCGCGGCTTGCTTTTGCGGCGGCTACCTGCCGCGCCTTGCCGGCCTCGCGTCGCGCAGGCCGATATCGTAGAGCAGGTGCGGATCCAGCCCGGCGCGAAGCTCTGCCGCGTGGCGGCGGCGGAACAGAACGAGGGGCCAGTCGCGGTCCATGCGCAGAAAGCGTTGCATCGCGGCCTCCTCACGCGACGAGCCGCAGATTGGCGAGCAACTGGGCGCGAAGATCCTCCAGCGGGCCGTTGACGAAACGGTGGCCGGTGTCGCGGACGAGGATGGTCGGCACTGTACGCACCTGCAGGCGGCGCGCCTCGGCCCGGTCCGCCTCGACCAGCGCGCGCGTTTCGGCGCTGGCCATGTCGGCGGCGAGACGGTCCGCATCGAGGCCGATGGCGGCGGCGATGTCATGCAGCACTGCGGCGTCGGCGATGTTTCGGGCCTCGGAGATGTGCGCCTTCTGGATCGCGTCGAACATGGCCCAGTGGGCTTGCTGCCCGCCCCGGATCTCGGCCGCCTTGCAGGCCAGCGCGGCTGGCATGCCGGAGGGATACTCGAAATCCGCTTCGCGCATGGCCTCGATGTTGAAGGCTTCCGGCGTGTCGGACGCCGCGCGGCTGGCCGCCCAGTGGCGGAGGATCTCGGCCTTCGCGCCGTCCATCGAGCCGAAGCGGGCGATCATCTCGTCGCGGTTGGCCTGCAGGACATAGGTGCGGTGGCGGATGTCGAGGTCGAATTCCTCCGCGAGGGTGCGAAGGCGCGGCGAGATGTTGAAGCACCAGCTGCAGACGACGTCGTGGAAGAAGTCGATTGTCAGTCGTTTCCCGTTCATGGTCAGGCCGCCTCCATCGCCTGCTGCAGGGAGGCGCCCATGGCAATGCGCTTCGCCATCTCGGCGACGAAGCGGCCCTGGAAGCGGGCGCCCTCGAGATCGGTGGGCGTCGGCTGCAGCGAACCGTCGCCGCCTGCGACCGTGCCGGCGCCGTAGGGGGAACCGCCGACGATCTCGTCGGTGCGCATCTGGTCGGCAAAGGTGTAGGGCATGCCGGCGACCAGCATGCCGAAATGCAGCAGCGGCACGTGGAAGGTGAGGGCGGCCGCCTCGTGGCCGCCATGCTGCGAGCCGGTGGAGGTGAAGACCGCGCCGACCTTGCCGACCAGCGCGTTGGAGGCCCACAGGCCGCCGGCCTGGTCGAGGAACTGCTTCATCTGGCCGGCCATGTTGCCGAAGCGTGTCGGCGTGCCGAAGATGATCGCGTCGTATTCCGCCAGATCCGACACCTGCGCGACGGGCGTGTCGAAATCCTGCTTGTAGCCGGCCTTGTCGCGCACTGCCTGGGGCACGGTTTCGGGCACGCGCTTGATGTCGACCGTGACGCCGGCGATCTCGCGCGCGCCTTCCGCCTCGGCCCGGGCGAGCGCGTCTATGTGTCCGTAGCTGGAGTAGTAGAGTACAAGAACCCTGGTCATTTTCCGCCTCATGCGTTGTGCATCGATGGCGGCGAAGATCGTGCAAGGCGGGAGCGGGAAAAAGCCGTCCGGGGAGAGGTCTTTATTCACGCCATGTTGATAATGGGCGGCTAGCCGGCGAGATTCTGCCGCAGGAAATCGAGAAAGACGCGCGTCCTGGCATCAATCCCGCGTCGTGTCGGCGTGACCGCGAAAATGCGCCGGTCGGGAAGGCGGTAGTCCTCGAGGACCGGGCGCAGGCTGCCGTCGGCGAAGCAGGGGGAGGCGATGAAGGAGGGCAGCGAGCCGATTCCGGCGCCATGCCGGAGCATGTCGCGCAGGAACAGGCTGTTGCCGACCGTCAGGCGCGGCCGCGGCGAGAAGGTCTCGGTGCCGCCCGGACCGTCGAAGGTCCAGCTGGCGGCGGCATCGGCGAGGCCGTAGCCCACGATGTTGTGCTCCGCGAGGTCGGCAGGCACCGCCGGTTCGCCCCGGCGAGCAATGTAGTCCGGCGAGGCGCAGACATGCTGCCGGATCTCGCCGAGCGGTCGCACGACCAGCGAGGAATCGGGCAGCTCGGCCCGGACGCGAATGGAGATGTCATAGCCTTCCTCGACAACGTTGAGGACCCTGTCGTCGAGATCCAGGACCAGCTCGATGTCGGGGAAGGCTTCCATGAAGCGCGGCAGAAGCGGGGCGAGGACGACGAGGCTGTAGGATAGCGGGGCATTGACGCGCAGGCGCCCCTTCGGCGCGGCGATCTCCTCGCGCATGGCGTTGTCGAGCGCGTCGATCTCGCCCAGAAGCCGGCGGCACTCGTCGTAATAGTGGCGGCCATGCTCCGTCAGCGACATGCTGCGGGTGGTGCGCGCCAGAAGGACGCAGCCGAGACCGTTCTCGAGCAGTTTTATGTGCTTGCTGACAAGGGCGGGCGAAAGGCCCATGTCGTCCGCCGCCTTCGTGATGCTCATGCGCTCCACGACGCGGCAATATGCGCGCATGACGTCCAGCCGGTCCATCGTCGTTCCCCCGTTCTCCCGATGCCGGCCCATGAATGCGAAAATCGGGAGCGAATGCAATGCGCCGTAACGCAAGCGGCCGGGCTCGGAGGTCCGGCCGCGATGGCCGCGGTCGTGCCGCAAGCGGGCCTGCCGCGGCACCGGAACAAAGGGGACGCGGACCGGGGGAAGCCGTCCGTCATCCCGCGAGCGGGCGCATGGCGCCCGGTGCTGGTTACACTTTCTCTACCGCCGTGGCGTTGGTCGTGCCGTCGTCGTAGGTCAGCTTGACCTTGTCGCCCTCGGCGATGCCATCGATCTCGATATCCTCGGCAAGCGTGTAGCTGTTGCCGTTCTCGAGAACGATCTTGCGTGCATCCATGTCGATTTCCTTGACGACGCCCTCGACTTCACCGGAGAAGGCAGAAACGGTCGCAAGGAACGTAGCGGCCAAAGCAATGAGAAGCTTTCTCATTTCCGTTTTCCCTCCTGTTCGGTTTTCGAGAAAGGTTTTGCCCGCTTGCGGGAGCCGTGCCGTCAGCCGGCAATCGCAGCCCCGCGGGCAGGGAAATAGCTAGCGTCTTCCATGCCGCGTTTCAAGGTATTTTATCGTTTTAAAACAATGACTTGGTTTTGCCGCAGATTTGCCGGGATTTTGCCGGAATCCGCTGTCGCAAGAAAAAATGGCGGGCCCGGAAACCGGGCGCCGCCTTCCCTCTCCGAAAGGGTTCGACCGCTACATGTCGGCCTTTTCGACCGATGTCAGGGTCGTGGTGCCGTCGTCATAGGTCACCTTGATCGCGTCGCCGGCGGCAAGGGCGTCGAGGTCTATGCCCTCGGCCACGGTCCAGGCGGAACCGTCTTCCAGCATGATGGTGCGGGTCGCCGGATCGACACTGGCAACGACGCCTTCGCCCTCGCCGGCGAAAGCGGCAAATGCGGAGCCGGCAAGCATGGCGCCGGCAAGAGCGGCGGAAACGATCTTTTTCATGTTCAGGATCCTCTTCCTGTTTGCGGTTGTGCCGCCGGCGTTGCATCCGGGCTGCGGGGAGCGGGGCATGGAAGCACTGCCGGCGACGGGGCGAACTAGGCGCTTTCCGGCGGAATCCTCAAATCACGTTGCGTGTAAAAAATAAAACGAAAACAATGACATAATGTGTAGAATCCGCCACGATCCGGTCACAATCCCGACACGTCCGGCCCGGTGGCCCGCATATCGGGCACCGGAGGCGGCACAATTGTGGCGGGGCGTCCGGGCGCCGCCGGAACGCGCCCAGGCCCGCGATCACGAACGGTGCAGGGCGCGTGCGATTTGATCGCGGTTACAGTCCGTGAGGTGGTGCGTCAGCCCCGGCGGGCGGGCCGGATGCGCAGTGCGGGCAGCAGTTCGACGGCGAGAATGGCACAGAAGATCAGCGCGCAGCCGAGCAGGCCGGCCATTCCGATTCGCTCTCCGAGAAAGATCGCGCCGAACATGGCGGCGAACAGTGCCTCGGAGGACATGAAGATCGCCGCCTGCGGGGCAGTGGTGTGACGCTGGGCGACCGCCTGGAGGGTAAAGGCCACGCCACCGGATATGACGCCGGCGAACAGGATCTCGGTTCTCGCTGCGGCGATCATCTGCCAGGCGACAGGCTCCACCAGCGGGGCGATGGCGAGGCCGAGCAGGCCGCAGACGAGAAACTGCGAGAAGGCGAGCTGGAGGGGGCGCGCGCCGGCCACGATGCGGCCCAGTACCTGGACATGCAGGGCCCAGAGCACGGCGCAGAGCAGGGTCCACCAATCGCCCGGCTGCATGCCGCCGAGCCGGCCTCCCGACAGGAAGAATATCCCCGTCAGCGCCATCAGTCCCGACGGCCAGACAACCGGGTGCGGCCAGACGCGCCACAGGACGATCCCGATGACCGGCGTCAGGACGATGTAGATCCCCGTCAGGAAGCCGGAATTGGTGACCGTCGTGGTGAGCAGGCCGATCTGCTGGGCGGTCAGCGACGCGAACAGCAGCGTGCCGAGCAGCGCGAACCGGCTCCATTGATGCATGGTGGGGAGCACGCGCATCCCGGACATGCGTGCCTCGATGACCGCGAAGGGCAGGACCGCGGCTGCGGCTGCCAGGAACCGCACCCCGGTGAACAGAACCGGCCCGATGGCATCCATGGCCGTCGACTGGGCGACGAAACCACCGCCCCAGATCGCGCCGGTGACAAGCAAGAGCAGATTGGCTGTGGCGCGGTTCATGGCACTCCGGCGGGAAATCAATATGTAGGGAAGATTACCTAACGGCATTTAGGCATTGGTAAGCGTCGAAATGGTAACGCCCCCTCCATGGCGGGGCAATCGCTACCAAAAATATCCAGAAGAATAGCGACCATCGTTCTGACGGCCGCCCTGACTGCGCTGTTCGTTGCAGGGGCGGATCAACTGGATCGCCGCCTGACGATGGCGTTCAAGCGGCAGAGCGTTGCCGATCTTGCGCACAATGCGCTGACCCGCGCCGAAATCGCGACCGACTACGCGGTGATCCGGCTGGGCATGCTGTACGAGAACGGACATACCGACTGCAGCCCGGATGCGATGGAGGCAATAAACTACGCGGTCTTTCGCTCCGGCACGATCAAGGACATCCTGACGGCCCAGGGCGAGAATGTCTGTTCGGTCGCCATGCACAGCGAGACCCTGCTGGAGAACCACCGCCATCCGGTGGATACCGTGCAGGCGCGCAATTCGAGCATCGCCCTAAACCCGGTTCGCCTGGACAACACACCAGCCATGGCCGTGACGTGGCTGTTCGAGGAGGACGTGCTTGCAACGGCGCTGGTCAATACCGAATCCCTCGTGTTCGACCTGCTGCCGGCGGACCTGCGGGAGACGAGCGCCATCCGCCTTTCCCTGTCCAACGGCCGGACCGTCGGGCGCTTCACGGGCGCGGAATGGCAAATCGGCGGCGAGACGGAAATGTTCGAGGCCGCCTCGGAACGTTATCCCTTGCGGGTGCGCATCCACGTTCCTACCGCGGTGCTCAGCCAGGTGCCCATGAACCGCAGCGCAGGCACGATAATCGTGGTCGGCGCGCTGGCCGGGCTGCTGGCTTTCCTCGTGGCGCGCGGCCTGATCCCGGCTCCCAATGCGGCGAGCCGGATACGCGCGGCGCTTCGACGGGGAGAAATCGTCCCGAATTTCCAGCCGGTCTATGCGGTGCGCACCGGCGAGCTGACCGGTTTCGAGGTCCTGGCGCGCTGGCCGGGCGAAACCGGCCCGATGGCCTCGCCGGCCTTTTTCGTGCCGTTGATCGAGGCCAACGGATGGTCGGACGACCTGCTGGAAACGGTGATCCTGCAGACGGCGCAGACGATGCGCTCGGTCATAGACAACGTGCCGGCCGTGAGCTTCGCCTTCAATGCCTCGCCGGCCCAACTCGTGGAGCCGGGGTTCGCGGCCTGGCTGGAGCGCGTGCTGAATCGAGCGGAACTCGATGCGCGCCGCGTCATCATCGAGATCACGGAACGCGAGGAAATCCGCGACGTCGAGAAGGCGCGGAGCAGCATCGAGGCGCTCAAGGCGATGGGAATCGACGTCGCCATCGACGATGCGGGGACCGGGCACAACGGCCTGGCCTCGGTGCAGCGACTGGGTGCATCCATCCTGAAAATCGACAAGCTCTTTGTCGACGGCATCGTGCAGGACGAGCGCGCCGGCGCGCTGGTGCAGATGTTGGTGGACGTGGCGCGGCAATTCGGCATGAAGACGATCGCTGAAGGCGTGGAAGACGAGATACAGCTCAACGCCCTCAAGCGGCTGGGCGTCGACGAGGTGCAGGGCTTCTTCCTGTGCACGCCGCTGGCTCCGGAACCGGCCACGCTGGAACTGGCGCGCCACCAGGCCATCCTGACCCGCAACAGGTTGCAGGCACGTCCGCCCGAAGACAAGGCAATGCCGCTCGACCACGACGCGGGCGCCGTGGCGGTGAACGCCTAGGGGCTTCAGTGCGCCGCGAAGCGAAGGCAATGGCCCGAACGTCCGGTTTGTCCTTCCGCGACGGGCAGGCCTGCGATAGGCTCCGCTCAGCGGTTCAACAGGGATCAAACTTGCCAATGCGACCTACTCCGTCGGGATCGTCATCATTCCGTCTGCTGTCCGTGACTCTCGCGCTTCTGATTTCCCTGTTTTCCCCGGAATCGGAAGCGCGCGAGTTCAAGCGCATTCGCGACATCAGCGTCGATTGTTCCGACGCGCTGTCATGCGACCTGTCGACCTACAATGCGCAGTCGGAGCTCTACACGGTGATCTTCAGGCGACGGGCCAGCAGGGATGCGCCGGTCGAGCTGGTGCTCGGCGTGCGCGAGACGCTGGCACCGGGCTCCGAGGTCACGATGCGCATCGACGGCGCGGAAGTGGTGCGCCTGCCGGTTTCCGAACTTTCCTACCGGGCAGCGGTCTACGAGTACATATTCCGCGGCGAGGCCGAGATCAGCAAGCTGATCGAATACGCCAAGACCGGAATGGACCTGCGCGTCTCTTACCGGACGCGGGGAACAGAGACGGTTTCGGCATTCTCCCTGTCGGGCTTCATTGCCGGGCTGATTTTCATGGACGAGGTGCAGGGCCGAGTCGGGCGTGAGGACGCGCTGTACGCCGCAGCGGGTACGCCCGACCGGGACGCGGCCCCGGTGCGGGAGATAACTTCCTTTTCGGAAATCCCGTTCCAGATTCGCGGCCATTTCTCGGACATGCCATCGGCGCGATGCGGCGGGATGGACGAGGACCGGTTCGCGGATCTGGGCGGTTTCGAGGCGCGAACCGGGGACTCGGTGTATCTTGTCGGCCTGCCATGCGGACCGGGCGGCGCCTACAACCAGCCCTTCGCGTTCTGGGAACGGACCGGTTCGAGTTTCAGGGCCGTGGCGCTTCCGGTCATGTCCGCCGAGGGACCGACAACGAGCGAGCTGGCTTGGAATATCAGCTGGGACCAGGAACGCCGCGAGCTGACCGGATTCTTCAAGGGACGCGGTCTCGGCGATTGCGGCTCGTTCGACCGCTGGATCTGGACGGAGCGGGACGAAGGGTTCGCATTCGTGCTTGTCGAGTCCCGCGTCAAGGCCGAATGCGACGGCGACCCGGGCGGTGGACCGGACAACTGGCCCTCGCTGTGGCCCCCGGAGTGACCGTCAGCCGGCGTTCAAGACGGACACTATCCCTTCCAGCCGGCGGCGATTGACGCCGCCATCCGAATAGCCGATCTGGGCGCGGCCATAGGCCACAAGGCCGACGCGACCGTTTTCCAGTGGCACGGCCTCGAAGGAAGCGGTGTCCGGAAAACGCATCAGCGGCGTCCATGTCACGAAACGGGCGCGTGTCGGATTCGAGGTGTCGTCGACGCGGCGAACGGGTTCGCCGGACGTCCGCATGGCGGCATCGATCTCGTCGATAAGGCGTTCCGGTGGTCCCGCGAAATCGGGAAGCTCGGCGTCGATCACGGCGCCCTCGCAAAGCCCGGGCGTGCACAGAAGCGCATCGTTCGGCCGTCTTGCCCGCTGTGGCTCCGTGCGGTCGAACGGACCGAGATCCGGGTTGCCGAAGACCAGGTTCCACGTCTCGGCGCGGCCATAGGCGAAAAAGAAGAAGACGGCCGCGGCGAGCGCGACGAGAATGGCAGTGAATATGGTTGTCATGGGCTGTCGCCTATCAGTTGCCGGTGACGCGCACAATCGCGCCGGGCGCATTGCGTGGCTCCGGCGAGGAGGGGCGGCCGGATCCGAGTTCATCGCCGCCCTGTCCGGCCGGTCGAACTGCCGCGCCGTACACGCAGCCGGTCAATGACGGTTCCGCCTGCGATCCGTCCTGGAGATTTCGCGTGCAAGGTTGCGGAACATGGCCATGCTCACGGCGGCCATGGCGCCGAGGGCGAGGGTCATGAAACCGATCAGCAGGTAGCGGCGGGGGCCGTCCACCCCGGAGCCGAGAGCGGGGGCCGGCACTTCCGAAAAGCGCCGTTCGGTTGCACCGGTCGTGACCGGATCGAGAGCGTCGCGCGTCACGGTAGCGGGCGTTTCGGCGCGGGCGGCCTCAGCTGTCCGCGTGCCTTCTTCGGGAGGGAGCTTCGGAAGCGGCGCCATCTTCTCCCAGCTCAGAGGCGCATAGCGGAGCGGTTCGGGCAAACCGCCTGCCTGCGCCGCCGTTGCCAGGCCGAGCAGCGCGGTCGCGTTGGCAAGAAGCAGCGCGGCGGCGATCAACGCGACCGTGCGCCTGTTGTGTCCCGTTGTGTCGGTGCGGATGCGTCGTGATGCCGTGAACATGTCTTCCCACTCCGGTCGCTGGCCGACCATGATTTCGTTGCGGCGCAACAATGCGCACGACCGCACAATCCGGCGCGAATTCGGCCAGTTCGCGGAGACAACAAGGCAACCGCCGGGAAAATTTGTGGCAATTTGAAGAAATTCGTTACCGCGGCGTTTACGAATTGCGCCGTGCCGGTCCGGGGATGCGCGTGCGGCCTCCGCCCGGGCCCGACCGGTCAGCGGACGGAACGAGCCAGCCGGATGTCGTCGCCACCGCGCGCCGGCCTGTACTGGGCGATCCATGCGGCGAGGTCCGGCCCCGCCAGGCGCGGCGCGGCAAGCACGAAGCCCTGCACCATGGTTGCGCCCGTCGATTCGGCGAGACCGATTTCCCACAGCGCTTCCAGCCCTTCCAGAACGCACTGGATGCCGTCGCGCCGGAAGCGCTCGACCAGCACCCGCAATGTGCCGACGCCGCTATCGGTGCTCATCAGCCGCTTGACCAGGCGGTTGTCGAACTTGACGATGTCGGGGGTGAGCATGCGTACCCGTTCCATGCGCGACGCGCGTGCTCCGAAATCGTCAACCGCGACGAGATAGCCGCGCGCCCGCAATTCCCAGACGAAGCGCTTCAACGCTTCGTTGTCCACCGTCTCGGCCTCGGTGATCTCGCAGACAATGTCGGCGGGGGACAGGCCGGTGGCGCGCAGTTCTTCGCCCAGTTCGCGAAGATCCGGTTCGAAACGGCTCGCATTCTCAGCGATGCGCGGATCGAAATTGAGAAAGAGGCGACGCTGGCCGGAGGGCAGGTTGCGGGCATTGCGCACATGCAGGGTGCGCAACTGCGGCTCCAGCGCCAGGAAATCGTCCGCGCCAAGGCCGGAGAAAAATGCATCGTTAACGATCGGCACGTCGTCGCGCGTGACGCGCAGAAGGGCTTCGCAGGCGACAGGGACAAGGCGCCCCTTCTCGAAACGG
This portion of the Oricola thermophila genome encodes:
- a CDS encoding LysR family transcriptional regulator, producing MDRLDVMRAYCRVVERMSITKAADDMGLSPALVSKHIKLLENGLGCVLLARTTRSMSLTEHGRHYYDECRRLLGEIDALDNAMREEIAAPKGRLRVNAPLSYSLVVLAPLLPRFMEAFPDIELVLDLDDRVLNVVEEGYDISIRVRAELPDSSLVVRPLGEIRQHVCASPDYIARRGEPAVPADLAEHNIVGYGLADAAASWTFDGPGGTETFSPRPRLTVGNSLFLRDMLRHGAGIGSLPSFIASPCFADGSLRPVLEDYRLPDRRIFAVTPTRRGIDARTRVFLDFLRQNLAG
- the wrbA gene encoding NAD(P)H:quinone oxidoreductase, whose amino-acid sequence is MTRVLVLYYSSYGHIDALARAEAEGAREIAGVTVDIKRVPETVPQAVRDKAGYKQDFDTPVAQVSDLAEYDAIIFGTPTRFGNMAGQMKQFLDQAGGLWASNALVGKVGAVFTSTGSQHGGHEAAALTFHVPLLHFGMLVAGMPYTFADQMRTDEIVGGSPYGAGTVAGGDGSLQPTPTDLEGARFQGRFVAEMAKRIAMGASLQQAMEAA
- a CDS encoding DUF1344 domain-containing protein, producing MKKIVSAALAGAMLAGSAFAAFAGEGEGVVASVDPATRTIMLEDGSAWTVAEGIDLDALAAGDAIKVTYDDGTTTLTSVEKADM
- a CDS encoding EAL domain-containing protein, whose product is MAGQSLPKISRRIATIVLTAALTALFVAGADQLDRRLTMAFKRQSVADLAHNALTRAEIATDYAVIRLGMLYENGHTDCSPDAMEAINYAVFRSGTIKDILTAQGENVCSVAMHSETLLENHRHPVDTVQARNSSIALNPVRLDNTPAMAVTWLFEEDVLATALVNTESLVFDLLPADLRETSAIRLSLSNGRTVGRFTGAEWQIGGETEMFEAASERYPLRVRIHVPTAVLSQVPMNRSAGTIIVVGALAGLLAFLVARGLIPAPNAASRIRAALRRGEIVPNFQPVYAVRTGELTGFEVLARWPGETGPMASPAFFVPLIEANGWSDDLLETVILQTAQTMRSVIDNVPAVSFAFNASPAQLVEPGFAAWLERVLNRAELDARRVIIEITEREEIRDVEKARSSIEALKAMGIDVAIDDAGTGHNGLASVQRLGASILKIDKLFVDGIVQDERAGALVQMLVDVARQFGMKTIAEGVEDEIQLNALKRLGVDEVQGFFLCTPLAPEPATLELARHQAILTRNRLQARPPEDKAMPLDHDAGAVAVNA
- a CDS encoding EamA family transporter; this encodes MTRLSDILLTALAPAVWGSTYYVTTEFLPQGYPLTLAVLRALPAGLLLLVFVRKLPPVDWMGRVFVLGALNFAVFWALLFVSAYRLPGGVAATVGAIQALLVIFLSRLLLGTPIVALSVAAAIAGVGGVAMLILGPAAALDPLGIAAGMGAAASMAGGTVLTRKCQPPVSQLTFTAWQLTAGGLLLVPVALLFEPPLPALDAGNLAGIAWLGLIGAALTYFLWFRGVARIEPSAVSTLGFFSPMTAVILGWAALGQALTPVQMAGVAIVFASVWTSQVAARRGVRAVPARPEPVTEAGSSTRQHRSRPDDCADRQAHCAEQGKAVA
- a CDS encoding DUF1344 domain-containing protein, with product MRKLLIALAATFLATVSAFSGEVEGVVKEIDMDARKIVLENGNSYTLAEDIEIDGIAEGDKVKLTYDDGTTNATAVEKV
- a CDS encoding DsbA family oxidoreductase gives rise to the protein MNGKRLTIDFFHDVVCSWCFNISPRLRTLAEEFDLDIRHRTYVLQANRDEMIARFGSMDGAKAEILRHWAASRAASDTPEAFNIEAMREADFEYPSGMPAALACKAAEIRGGQQAHWAMFDAIQKAHISEARNIADAAVLHDIAAAIGLDADRLAADMASAETRALVEADRAEARRLQVRTVPTILVRDTGHRFVNGPLEDLRAQLLANLRLVA
- a CDS encoding DUF1176 domain-containing protein produces the protein MRPTPSGSSSFRLLSVTLALLISLFSPESEAREFKRIRDISVDCSDALSCDLSTYNAQSELYTVIFRRRASRDAPVELVLGVRETLAPGSEVTMRIDGAEVVRLPVSELSYRAAVYEYIFRGEAEISKLIEYAKTGMDLRVSYRTRGTETVSAFSLSGFIAGLIFMDEVQGRVGREDALYAAAGTPDRDAAPVREITSFSEIPFQIRGHFSDMPSARCGGMDEDRFADLGGFEARTGDSVYLVGLPCGPGGAYNQPFAFWERTGSSFRAVALPVMSAEGPTTSELAWNISWDQERRELTGFFKGRGLGDCGSFDRWIWTERDEGFAFVLVESRVKAECDGDPGGGPDNWPSLWPPE
- a CDS encoding EAL domain-containing protein, whose amino-acid sequence is MPNLQIERRDGGAFVARHAGFVLQTAFQPVFRFEKGRLVPVACEALLRVTRDDVPIVNDAFFSGLGADDFLALEPQLRTLHVRNARNLPSGQRRLFLNFDPRIAENASRFEPDLRELGEELRATGLSPADIVCEITEAETVDNEALKRFVWELRARGYLVAVDDFGARASRMERVRMLTPDIVKFDNRLVKRLMSTDSGVGTLRVLVERFRRDGIQCVLEGLEALWEIGLAESTGATMVQGFVLAAPRLAGPDLAAWIAQYRPARGGDDIRLARSVR
- a CDS encoding DUF1499 domain-containing protein, producing the protein MTTIFTAILVALAAAVFFFFAYGRAETWNLVFGNPDLGPFDRTEPQRARRPNDALLCTPGLCEGAVIDAELPDFAGPPERLIDEIDAAMRTSGEPVRRVDDTSNPTRARFVTWTPLMRFPDTASFEAVPLENGRVGLVAYGRAQIGYSDGGVNRRRLEGIVSVLNAG
- a CDS encoding DMT family transporter; protein product: MNRATANLLLLVTGAIWGGGFVAQSTAMDAIGPVLFTGVRFLAAAAAVLPFAVIEARMSGMRVLPTMHQWSRFALLGTLLFASLTAQQIGLLTTTVTNSGFLTGIYIVLTPVIGIVLWRVWPHPVVWPSGLMALTGIFFLSGGRLGGMQPGDWWTLLCAVLWALHVQVLGRIVAGARPLQLAFSQFLVCGLLGLAIAPLVEPVAWQMIAAARTEILFAGVISGGVAFTLQAVAQRHTTAPQAAIFMSSEALFAAMFGAIFLGERIGMAGLLGCALIFCAILAVELLPALRIRPARRG
- a CDS encoding MFS transporter; translation: MQKHIARDSYAPGGAVTAVILSASALTVMANATIAPSLPELRAAFSTVPHIDTLAGLVLTMPSLFVILSAAALGWAADRMNRKLVLAACMIVYAAGGASGFLADNLETILGGRAVLGIGVAGTMTIASAYVADFWQGAERERFMGIQAAATNFGGIIFVLIGGFLTGIEWRMPFLLYLVGIPLAVTALAVLPGRAEPTSADFAAEQEQDGAGFPWAVAARVIPLALGLMTIFYILPTRLPFLMTSIGLTRPAVAGVALALVTLFSLPGSLGYGWLRRRLSSEIILAAAFALLGLGLVLISRAQDTVMLFAGVILCGAGFGPMIPNFMSRFLSAVPARQRARGAGLMTATLFGGQFLSPLVSGLVLQHFPLGDCFALFGAMSLAVGAVVGAGTVLSR